A genomic stretch from Sporocytophaga myxococcoides DSM 11118 includes:
- the hemE gene encoding uroporphyrinogen decarboxylase, whose protein sequence is MQLKNDLILRTAKGEKTERTPVWLMRQAGRILPEYRKVRESLSGFKELVTNPALAAEVTIQPVDILGVDAAIIFSDILVIPEAMGLPYEMIEAKGPLFPKTIQSESDIQQLKEKEAAADELQYVYDAIKITKKELGGRVPLIGFAGAPFTIMAYMVDGGGSKTFSKTKKMLYAEPALAHALLSRITSATIAYLKRQITAGADMLQIFDSWAGILAPDVYNEFSLKYINDICNAINEVPITVFAKGAFFARKEMAALKCNTIGLDWNMDIKESRAIIGESKTLQGNLDPCVLYASFDDIKKETLKMLNAFGPYKHIANLGHGVYPDTDPEKVKCFVETVKEYSPKMR, encoded by the coding sequence ATGCAATTGAAAAATGATTTAATCCTGCGAACGGCCAAAGGAGAAAAAACAGAAAGAACTCCTGTATGGCTTATGAGGCAGGCGGGTAGAATTCTTCCTGAGTACAGAAAAGTAAGGGAAAGTTTAAGTGGATTTAAAGAACTAGTAACAAATCCTGCCCTGGCTGCAGAAGTAACAATACAACCTGTTGACATTTTAGGGGTAGATGCTGCGATCATTTTTTCAGATATTCTGGTAATTCCTGAAGCAATGGGACTTCCTTATGAAATGATCGAAGCAAAAGGTCCATTGTTTCCTAAAACCATACAATCGGAAAGTGACATTCAGCAATTGAAAGAAAAAGAAGCTGCTGCTGATGAACTTCAGTATGTATATGATGCGATAAAAATTACCAAAAAAGAGTTAGGTGGGAGAGTACCTTTGATTGGTTTTGCGGGTGCGCCTTTTACAATAATGGCTTACATGGTTGATGGTGGTGGTTCTAAGACATTCAGCAAAACAAAAAAGATGCTTTATGCAGAACCTGCTCTGGCTCATGCATTACTTAGCAGAATTACTTCAGCAACTATTGCTTATCTGAAAAGACAAATCACTGCTGGAGCTGATATGCTCCAGATATTTGATTCATGGGCAGGTATACTCGCTCCAGACGTATACAACGAATTTTCGTTGAAGTACATCAATGATATATGCAATGCCATAAATGAAGTACCTATAACAGTATTTGCGAAAGGTGCCTTTTTTGCAAGAAAGGAAATGGCTGCATTAAAATGCAATACGATCGGTCTTGACTGGAATATGGATATTAAAGAATCCAGGGCAATCATAGGAGAATCAAAAACGCTTCAAGGGAATCTTGACCCTTGCGTATTATATGCATCGTTTGATGATATTAAAAAGGAAACACTTAAAATGCTAAATGCCTTTGGACCTTATAAACACATAGCGAACCTGGGGCATGGAGTATATCCGGATACAGATCCGGAAAAGGTTAAGTGTTTTGTCGAAACAGTTAAGGAATACAGTCCAAAGATGAGATAA
- a CDS encoding bifunctional heptose 7-phosphate kinase/heptose 1-phosphate adenyltransferase, which yields MPGKTKITNIDSIDGLFKAFESLKVLIFGDVMIDSYLWGKVERISPEAPVPIINVQKKDQRLGGAANVALNVQSLGATPILCSVIGNDTEAKDFITLLEQNNLSTEGIIKSDSRITTIKHRVISGSYHMLRVDQEIDTPITKEETILLIEKAKKLIQEADVIIFEDYDKGTLHRDLIAEIVKLARDYNIPTVVDPKKRNFLHYKGVTLFKPNKKEMKEGLKLDGDLDNINELKSSIDILRSTLNADTILVTLSEKGVIITNSEVTHHIPAHLREIADVSGAGDTVVSAAALCCALNIPHKALAELSNLAGGIVCEHVGVVPIDKKMLIAEAKRLNVQVNNS from the coding sequence ATGCCTGGCAAAACTAAAATAACGAATATTGATTCTATAGACGGGCTTTTCAAGGCATTTGAAAGTCTGAAAGTATTGATCTTCGGAGATGTTATGATTGACTCTTACCTTTGGGGTAAGGTCGAAAGAATATCTCCGGAGGCTCCCGTCCCTATTATTAATGTCCAGAAAAAGGACCAAAGACTTGGAGGAGCGGCCAATGTTGCATTAAACGTGCAATCATTGGGCGCTACGCCAATTCTATGCAGTGTAATAGGTAACGACACCGAAGCTAAAGACTTCATCACACTTTTAGAGCAAAATAACCTTTCCACAGAAGGGATTATTAAAAGTGATTCCAGGATTACTACGATTAAACACAGGGTAATTTCCGGATCATATCACATGCTAAGAGTGGATCAAGAAATTGACACTCCTATTACCAAGGAAGAAACCATTCTTCTGATAGAAAAAGCAAAAAAATTAATTCAGGAAGCTGATGTCATAATATTTGAAGATTACGACAAAGGAACACTGCATAGGGACCTGATTGCTGAAATTGTAAAGCTCGCCAGAGACTACAACATTCCTACAGTTGTAGATCCGAAAAAACGAAACTTCCTGCATTACAAAGGAGTAACTCTTTTCAAACCCAATAAAAAGGAAATGAAAGAGGGATTAAAGCTTGACGGAGATCTTGATAATATCAATGAGCTTAAAAGCTCTATCGACATACTAAGGTCAACTTTGAATGCAGATACAATTTTAGTTACGCTGTCAGAAAAAGGTGTAATCATTACCAATTCAGAGGTAACACACCATATTCCCGCTCACCTTCGCGAAATTGCTGATGTATCAGGAGCGGGAGACACTGTAGTAAGTGCTGCTGCATTATGTTGTGCTCTAAATATACCCCATAAAGCCTTGGCTGAACTATCCAATCTTGCCGGTGGGATTGTCTGCGAGCATGTTGGAGTCGTTCCAATAGACAAAAAAATGTTAATTGCAGAAGCAAAGAGACTGAATGTGCAGGTAAACAATAGTTAA